Part of the Longimicrobium sp. genome, CCACGAGCTCACGGATGACGTGCTGCGCCTGCGCAACGGCCAGTCCGTACCCCGGCACCACCACCACCTGCCCGGCGTACGCCAGCAGCACCGCCGCGTCGTCGGGCGTCACCGTGCGCACCGTCAGCCCGGCCGCGGAGCGCGCGCCGCCCTCCGCCGCAGCCCCGCCGAAGCCGCCCACCAGCACGTTCAGCAGCGAGCGGTTCATGGCGTCGCACATGATCTTGCTGAGGATAATCCCCGACGCGCCCACCAGCGCCCCGCTGACGATCAGCGCCTGGTTCTCCAGCACGAACCCCGTCGCCGCCGCGGCCAGCCCCGAGTACGAGTTGAGCAGCGAGACAACCACCGGCATGTCGGCCCCGCCGATGGGAATCACCAGCAGCACGCCCAGCACCAGCGCCACGAGGCCCAGGACGAGCGTGGAGACCGCGAGCGGGCCGGCGTCGAACGCCGAATCGCGCACCATCACCAGCGGAAACGCGACCGCCGCGACGGCCACCAGCGCGAGCAAGCTGGTGAGGAGTCGCATCCCCGGGAACGACACCGGGTTGCCGGAGATCTTCCCATTCAGCTTCCCGAACGCCACGAAGCTCCCCGAGAACGTCACCGCACCAATCAGCACGCTCAAGGTGATGGTGATCACTAGCCGCCCGTCCAGCGCCGCCAGCCCGTGGCGGGCGAAGCCGGAACCCGCGAAGCCCTCCGCCTGCGCCGCGGTGTAGCGGCTGACCTCAGCCCACGCCACCAGCGCCGACGCCGCGCCGCCCAGCCCGTTCAGCGCGGCCACCATTTCCGGCATCTGCGTCATCTGCACGCGAGCGGCGAGCAGAATCCCCAGCACAGTCCCCAGCGCCAGCCCGCTGGCGATCATCCACGGCGACAGGATGCGGGCGGAGACCAGCGTGGCCACGATGGCGATCAGCATCCCGACCGCCGAGAGGCGGTTGCCGGCGCGCGCGGTGGCGGGAGAGTTCATCCGCTTGATGCCGATGATGAACAGCGCCGCGACGGCCAGGTAGGCCAGGTTCACCAGCGTGCTCATCGGCCCTCTCCAGCCTGTCCATCACC contains:
- a CDS encoding NAD(P)(+) transhydrogenase (Re/Si-specific) subunit beta, with translation MSTLVNLAYLAVAALFIIGIKRMNSPATARAGNRLSAVGMLIAIVATLVSARILSPWMIASGLALGTVLGILLAARVQMTQMPEMVAALNGLGGAASALVAWAEVSRYTAAQAEGFAGSGFARHGLAALDGRLVITITLSVLIGAVTFSGSFVAFGKLNGKISGNPVSFPGMRLLTSLLALVAVAAVAFPLVMVRDSAFDAGPLAVSTLVLGLVALVLGVLLVIPIGGADMPVVVSLLNSYSGLAAAATGFVLENQALIVSGALVGASGIILSKIMCDAMNRSLLNVLVGGFGGAAAEGGARSAAGLTVRTVTPDDAAVLLAYAGQVVVVPGYGLAVAQAQHVIRELVDLVQARGVRVKYAIHPVAGRMPGHMNVLLAEANVPYDQLFEMDEINDEFERTDAVLVIGANDVVNPAARTDPSSPIYGMPILNVDRAKNVIVLKRSMAAGYSGVENELFYLPRTGMLFGDARKSLERLVQEVKALS